The Candidatus Eremiobacteraceae bacterium genomic sequence CGATCCGCAAGGGCGTCGAAGCGGCGCGCAAATCGCTCGTCACCGTGCGGATGGTCGAGCGCAGCATCCCGCATCCGGTCGAGATCATCGTCGGCGCGGCGAAAGTCGTCATGAAGCCGGCCAGCAAGGGGACCGGCGTGATCGCCGGGGGCGCGATGCGCGCCGTCCTCGAGCTCGCCGGCGTCCACGACATCCTGACGAAGTCGATCGGAACGAACAACCCGATCAACGTCATCGCCGCCACCATCGCGGGTCTGAAGAGTCTGCGGACCGTCGAAGAAGTCGCCGCGTCGCGCGGTCTGACCGTCGACGAGCTCTTCGGAAGGAGCAAAGCAGTTGAAACTGTCGGAACTTAAGCCGGCGCCGGGCTCGAAGACGATTCGCGTTCGGATCGGCCGCGGGCATGGCAGCGGCATGGTCAAGACCGGCGGCAAGGGCGGCAAGGGTCAGACCGCGCGCTCCGGCGGCGGCAAAGGACCGGATTTCGAAGGTGGACAGACGCCGTGGTATCGCCGTCTGCCGCAGCGTCGCGGCGTGTCGCAGAAGTCTCGCTCGACGAAGATCTTCCGCACCGAGTACTCGGTGATCAACCTCGTCGATCTCGAGGCATGGGATCCGGCCGTCGTCGTGACTCCGGACGCGCTCAAGGCGGCCGGCTTGGTCAACAAGATGCGCGACGGCATCAAAGTGCTCGGCTCGGGCGACGCGCCGAAAAAGGCGCTTCGCTTCTCGGGCGTCGCTTTCTCGAGCACCGCGAAGGCGAAGCTCGAAGCAGCCGGCGCGAAATTCGAGGAATAAGAGAAGTCCGATGACGATCTGGCGCAACCTGGCAAACGCGATGGTGGTCCCGGAGCTGCGGAACCGCATCCTCTTCGTATTCGGCGCGTTCGCGGCGTTCGTGCTCGCGGTCTACGTCCAGGTGCCGTACGTCAATATCACCACGTGGCAGAGCCTCATCAACTCCGGGCAGTTCCTCCAGTTCATCGGCTTCCTCTCCGGCGGCGCGCTCCAGAACTTCTCGGTCATCGCGATGGGCATCACGCCCTACATCAACGCGAGCATCATCATGCAGCTGCTCACCGTCGTCTTCCCCGAGGTGAAGGAGCTCATGCAGCACGGCGGCGAGGAAGGCCGCCGCAAGGTCGGCCTATGGACGCGCTGGTTGACGGTCGCCCTCGCGCTCATCCAGGCGGCGACGATGGTCGTGGCGCTCAGCAGGCAAGGCGTGTTCGAGCTCGACAAAGTGCCGTTCTCGCCGACGCTCTACCTCGTCATGGTCGTGCTCACGTTGGCCGCCGGCACCGTCTGGCTCATGTGGCTGGGCGAGCAGATCACCGACAAGGGCATCGGCAACGGCGTCTCGCTCATCATCTTCGTCGGCATCATCCTGCGTTATCCGCGCTACTTCACGCAGACCGCACAGCTCGCGGGCAAGGGCGGCATCGACGTCGGCGGCCTCGTCATCTTCGCCCTCATCGGCATCCTCGCGCTCATCTCGATCGTGTTCCTCTATCAAGGGCAGCGGCGCGTGCCCGTGCAGTACGCGAAACGCGTCGTGGGGCGTAAGATCTACGGCGGCCGGAGCACGTACATCCCGCTGCGGCTGAACAACGCCGGCGTCATCTCGATCATCTTCGCGATCTCGCTGCTCATGTTCCCGCAGCAGATCGCGGCGTGGGCGAGCAAGAGCACGGCGGCGTGGGCCCAAGGCTACTCGCAGTTCATGACGCTCTATTTCAACTACGGCGGCTTCCTCTATAACTTCGTGTACTTCTGGCTCGTCGTCGGTTTCACGTTCTTCTACAGCGAGGTCGTCATCAACATCATGGACGTCGGCGACTCGCTCAAGAAGCAAGGCGGCTTCATCCCCGGCATCCGGCCCGGCAAGCCGACGACCGACTATCTCCAGAAGATACTCCATCGCATCACGATCGTCGCCGCGGTCTATCTCGGCTTGCTCGCGATCTTGCCGAACATGACGCAGGCGTTCACGCACATCACGACCTTCTATCTCGGCAGCACCTCGCTGCTGATCGTCGTCGGCGTCGCGCTCGACACGCTCAACCAGATAGAGGCGCGGCTCGCGATGCGCGACTACCGGGGGTTCATCAAGCAGTGACGGGCACCGGATTGCGCGTCGTGCTCCTCGGCGCTCCAGGCGCCGGCAAGGGCACGCAGGCGCGAAAACTGAGCGAGTCGTTCGCCGTGCCGGACATCTCGACTGGCGACATATTCCGCAACGCCGTGCGGCAACGCACGCCGATGGGGATGGCCGCGAAGCGCTTCATCGACCGCGGCGAGCTCGTGCCGGACGACGTGACGATAGGCATCGTCGAAGAGCGTCTGGCGCTGCCCGATGCGGCCGCCGGCTTCATCCTCGACGGCTTCCCGCGCACGGTCCATCAGGCGACGGCGTTCGACGCGAAGCTGGCGGCGATGGAAAAGACGCTCGACGCGGTCATCGAGATCTCCGTGCCCCGCGAAATCCTCATCCAGCGGCTGACGCAGCGGGCCACGTGCACGAATTGCCAGGCGTCATACCATCTCACCGACGCGCCGCCGAAGACGCCCGGCGTGTGCGACCGCTGCGGCGGCACGCTCGTCCACCGCAGCGACGACTCCGAGAAGATGGTGCTCCACCGGCTCGAGGTCCACGACGCGCAGACGGCGCCGCTCGTCTCCTACTATAAAGGCGCGGGCTTGCTTCGGACCGTCGACGGCACCCAGCCGATCGATGCGGTCTACGACGCGATCGTCGCTGCTGCAGCGCCGCAGGGAGGCCGCGCGGCATGATCACCTGCAAATCGCCGCAAGAGGTCGCCAAGATCCGCGCCAGCGGGCGCGTCACCGCCGCGGCTTTGGAGGAGCTCATCCAAGCGGTCAAGCCGGGCATGACGACGAAGGATATCGATCGGCTCGCTGAGGCGGCGATCCGCACTCGGGGCGGGGAGCCGGCGTTCCTCGGCTATCACGGCTTCACCGGTTCGGTCTGCTCGTCGGTGAACGACGAAGTCGTCCATGGGATCCCGGGCGGGCGGAAGCTGCGCGACGGCGATCTGTTGAAGATCGACATCGGCTCGCTCGTCGACGGCTGGTACTCGGACATGGCGTGCACCGTCGGCGTCGGCGAGATCTCGCTCGAAGCGAAGCGGCTCGTCGAAGTGACGGAAGAATCGCTGCAGGTCGGCATCCGCGAGGTGCGCGCCGGTGCGCACATCTCGGACATCGGGCATGCGATCCAGACGTTCGTCGAACAGCGGGGCTACTCGGTCGTCCGCGCGCTCGTCGGTCACGGCGTCGGCGAACGGCTCCACGAAGAACCGCCGGTGCCGAACTTCGGACGCAAAGGGACGGGCGTCGTGCTCAAGCCCGGCATGGTGCTCGCGATCGAGCCGATGGTGAACGCCGGCACGTGGGAAGTGCGCACGAAGCCCGATGGTTGGACCGTCGTCACGAGCGACGGCCGCCTGTCAGCGCACTTCGAGCACACCGTCGCGGTGCTGCCCGATGGCTTCGAGGTGCTGACGGCCGCGGACGAAGAGCGCTACGTCAACCGCCTGCCCGAGCGGTATTCGGGCGCGACGAATGATGGAGGAACGCTTGGCGCAGAGACGTCGAGGCGGGCGCAGGCCGGCTAAGAAGAAACAAGACCGCGAGAAGGTCGACGTATCGCCGAAAGAAGAGGCGATCGAGGTGGAGGGGGTCGTCGTCGAGCCGCTCCCCAATGCGTTCTTCCGCGTCGAGCTCGCCAACGGCCACAAAGTGCTCGCGCGCGTTTCGGGCAAGATCAGGATGAACTTCATCAGGATATTGCCGGGCGACCGGGTGCTCGTCGAGCTATCACCATACGACCTCAGTCAAGGACGGATAACGTACAGGTACAAGTAGGATGAAGATAAGACCAAGCGTCAAGAAGATCTGCGATAAGTGCAAGATCATCAAGCGCGCCGGACGCACGCGCGTGATCTGCGAGAATCCGAAGCACAAGCAGGCACAGGGATAGAGGAACGACATGGCACGTATCGCAGGCATCGACCTGCCGCGCGAAAAGCGCATCGAGATCGCGCTGACGTACATCTTCGGGATCGGCCGTCCGACCGCGCTCAAGCTCTTGGCGACGACCGGCGTCAATCCGGACATCCGGGTGAAGGACCTCAGCGACGGCGATATCCAGAAGCTGCGCGAGCAGCTCGAGAAGAACTTGAAGGTCGAAGGCGACCTCCGGCGCGAGATCACGAGCGCGATCAAACGGCTGATGGACATCGGCTGCTATCGCGGCCTGCGTCATCGCCGCGGCTTGCCCGTGCGCGGTCAGCGGACCAAGACGAACGCGCGAACGCGCAAGGGTCCGAAGAAGACCGTCGCCGGCAAGAAGAAAGCTAAGGGACCAGGCGGCAAGTGATTGACGCCGGATGAAATCCTGCGTGACCGCTGATGTAGTAGGCCGAGCGAAGCTCGGCTCGTCAAAAGGAACTTAAATGGCAGCAGCACCGAAAAAGGCACGCCCGCGCAAGAAGCGGGAGATCAAGAACGTCTCGCAAGGCGTGGCGCATATCCGGTCGTCGTTCAACAACACGATCGTGACGATCACGGACTCGCAAGGCGGCTCGATCGCGTGGGCGAGCTCGGGGAACATGGGCTTCAAGGGCAGCAAGAAATCGACGCCCTTCGCCGCGCAGATGGCGGCGGAGAGCGCCGCGCGCAAGTCGATGGAGCACGGCATGCGCACGGTCGAGGTCTACGTGAAGGGTCCTGGCGCAGGCCGCGAGGCGGCGATCCGTGCGCTCCAAGCGGCCGGTCTCGAGATCTCGCTCATCAAAGATGTCACGCCGATCCCGCACAATGGTTGCCGGCCGCCGAAGCGGCGCCGGGTCTAAAAGGAGACTCCTAGCTTAGTATGGCTCGATATACAGGTCCGGTCTGCCGCATGTGCCGCCGCGAGAGCGCGAGCGGTGCGAAACCCGGCGAAAAGGTCAAGCTCTTCTTGAAAGGCGAACGATGCCTGTCCAAGAAGTGCGCGGTCGAACGCCGCACGGCAGCGCCCGGTCAGAAGGCGAACGTCAAGAACCGCCCCAAGGTGTCGGAATTCGGCCGTCAGCTGCGCGAGAAGCAGAAGATGCGCCGCATCTACGGCGTCCTCGAGCGGCAGTTCGAGAACTACTTCCACAAGGCGAGCCGTCGCAAGGGTCAGACCGGCGCGGCGCTGCTCGCGCTCCTCGAGTCGCGGCTCGACAACGTCATCTACCGGCTCAATCTCGCGACCTCGCGCGCGCAAGCGCGCCAGCTCGTCCGCCACCGCCACTTCACGGTCAACGGCCGCCGGGTGAACATCCCGTCGATGACGATGCGCAAGGGCGACGAGATCTCGGTCGTCGAGGCG encodes the following:
- the rpsE gene encoding 30S ribosomal protein S5 — protein: MARITDGSGLEEHVVRVNRVAKVVKGGKRFSFSALVVVGDRKGRVGYGTGKAREVPEAIRKGVEAARKSLVTVRMVERSIPHPVEIIVGAAKVVMKPASKGTGVIAGGAMRAVLELAGVHDILTKSIGTNNPINVIAATIAGLKSLRTVEEVAASRGLTVDELFGRSKAVETVGT
- the rplO gene encoding 50S ribosomal protein L15 yields the protein MKLSELKPAPGSKTIRVRIGRGHGSGMVKTGGKGGKGQTARSGGGKGPDFEGGQTPWYRRLPQRRGVSQKSRSTKIFRTEYSVINLVDLEAWDPAVVVTPDALKAAGLVNKMRDGIKVLGSGDAPKKALRFSGVAFSSTAKAKLEAAGAKFEE
- the secY gene encoding preprotein translocase subunit SecY, whose protein sequence is MTIWRNLANAMVVPELRNRILFVFGAFAAFVLAVYVQVPYVNITTWQSLINSGQFLQFIGFLSGGALQNFSVIAMGITPYINASIIMQLLTVVFPEVKELMQHGGEEGRRKVGLWTRWLTVALALIQAATMVVALSRQGVFELDKVPFSPTLYLVMVVLTLAAGTVWLMWLGEQITDKGIGNGVSLIIFVGIILRYPRYFTQTAQLAGKGGIDVGGLVIFALIGILALISIVFLYQGQRRVPVQYAKRVVGRKIYGGRSTYIPLRLNNAGVISIIFAISLLMFPQQIAAWASKSTAAWAQGYSQFMTLYFNYGGFLYNFVYFWLVVGFTFFYSEVVINIMDVGDSLKKQGGFIPGIRPGKPTTDYLQKILHRITIVAAVYLGLLAILPNMTQAFTHITTFYLGSTSLLIVVGVALDTLNQIEARLAMRDYRGFIKQ
- a CDS encoding adenylate kinase, whose translation is MTGTGLRVVLLGAPGAGKGTQARKLSESFAVPDISTGDIFRNAVRQRTPMGMAAKRFIDRGELVPDDVTIGIVEERLALPDAAAGFILDGFPRTVHQATAFDAKLAAMEKTLDAVIEISVPREILIQRLTQRATCTNCQASYHLTDAPPKTPGVCDRCGGTLVHRSDDSEKMVLHRLEVHDAQTAPLVSYYKGAGLLRTVDGTQPIDAVYDAIVAAAAPQGGRAA
- the map gene encoding type I methionyl aminopeptidase — translated: MITCKSPQEVAKIRASGRVTAAALEELIQAVKPGMTTKDIDRLAEAAIRTRGGEPAFLGYHGFTGSVCSSVNDEVVHGIPGGRKLRDGDLLKIDIGSLVDGWYSDMACTVGVGEISLEAKRLVEVTEESLQVGIREVRAGAHISDIGHAIQTFVEQRGYSVVRALVGHGVGERLHEEPPVPNFGRKGTGVVLKPGMVLAIEPMVNAGTWEVRTKPDGWTVVTSDGRLSAHFEHTVAVLPDGFEVLTAADEERYVNRLPERYSGATNDGGTLGAETSRRAQAG
- the infA gene encoding translation initiation factor IF-1, giving the protein MEVEGVVVEPLPNAFFRVELANGHKVLARVSGKIRMNFIRILPGDRVLVELSPYDLSQGRITYRYK
- the rpmJ gene encoding 50S ribosomal protein L36; translated protein: MKIRPSVKKICDKCKIIKRAGRTRVICENPKHKQAQG
- the rpsM gene encoding 30S ribosomal protein S13, with the protein product MARIAGIDLPREKRIEIALTYIFGIGRPTALKLLATTGVNPDIRVKDLSDGDIQKLREQLEKNLKVEGDLRREITSAIKRLMDIGCYRGLRHRRGLPVRGQRTKTNARTRKGPKKTVAGKKKAKGPGGK
- the rpsK gene encoding 30S ribosomal protein S11, producing the protein MAAAPKKARPRKKREIKNVSQGVAHIRSSFNNTIVTITDSQGGSIAWASSGNMGFKGSKKSTPFAAQMAAESAARKSMEHGMRTVEVYVKGPGAGREAAIRALQAAGLEISLIKDVTPIPHNGCRPPKRRRV
- the rpsD gene encoding 30S ribosomal protein S4; its protein translation is MARYTGPVCRMCRRESASGAKPGEKVKLFLKGERCLSKKCAVERRTAAPGQKANVKNRPKVSEFGRQLREKQKMRRIYGVLERQFENYFHKASRRKGQTGAALLALLESRLDNVIYRLNLATSRAQARQLVRHRHFTVNGRRVNIPSMTMRKGDEISVVEASRKSTVFLSLMEYAKGRRVPGWLEYNEQEVKARVLQAPARADIDTNVEEQLIVEYYSR